The Primulina tabacum isolate GXHZ01 chromosome 7, ASM2559414v2, whole genome shotgun sequence genome includes a window with the following:
- the LOC142552063 gene encoding putative calcium-binding protein CML35 produces the protein MKLTKIIPTKIFKRHKKSRSVSRSETDPSSFGSSSSDDDGSFKKPRGLSTSTSVIPLSSPEIQSSEWFEGSPDVYLELKQAFEMIDRGREGKVKKEQLVALLSRLGAEPPSDEELDMMLSEVDRDGDGCISLEEFYAIGSAFAKPACDLELREVFAFFDSDGDGQISAEELYKVFEIIGDARCTVEDCRRMIGDVDRNRDGFVCFEDFSRMMEQQR, from the coding sequence ATGAAACTCACCAAGATCATCCCCACCAAGATTTTCAAGAGACACAAGAAATCTCGCTCCGTTTCCAGATCCGAAACGGACCCGTCATCTTTCGGATCCTCTTCATCCGACGACGACGGATCATTCAAGAAGCCCCGCGGATTATCCACATCCACGAGCGTTATCCCATTATCGTCACCGGAGATCCAATCCAGCGAGTGGTTTGAGGGCTCACCTGATGTTTACCTCGAACTCAAACAAGCGTTCGAGATGATCGACAGAGGCCGGGAAGGGAAGGTGAAGAAGGAGCAGCTGGTGGCCTTGCTCAGCCGTCTGGGAGCCGAGCCGCCGAGCGACGAGGAGCTGGACATGATGTTGAGTGAGGTGGATAGAGATGGGGATGGGTGCATCTCTTTGGAGGAGTTCTACGCGATCGGCTCGGCTTTTGCGAAGCCGGCTTGCGACTTGGAGCTGAGGGAGGTATTCGCTTTTttcgactccgatggagatgggCAGATATCTGCAGAGGAGCTTTACAAAGTCTTCGAAATAATCGGCGACGCGCGGTGCACTGTGGAAGACTGCCGACGGATGATCGGAGATGTGGACCGGAACAGGGACGGATTTGTGTGCTTCGAGGATTTCAGCCGTATGATGGAGCAGCAAAGATGA
- the LOC142552066 gene encoding LOW QUALITY PROTEIN: triacylglycerol lipase SDP1-like (The sequence of the model RefSeq protein was modified relative to this genomic sequence to represent the inferred CDS: deleted 1 base in 1 codon), translating into MDISNDASVDPFSIGPSTLFGRMIAFRILFCKSLSHFRHQIFQTLLICFYKSRNILREFLAPVVSWFHPRNPQGILVMVTVIAFSLKRYTNLKMRAEMAYKRKFWRNMMRSALTYDEWAHAAKMLDKETFRMNESDLYDEELVRNKLQELRHRRQDGSLRDIMFCMRADLVRNLGNMCNPELHKERLQVPRLIKEYIDEVTTQLRMVCDFDSEELLLEEKLAFMHETRHAFGRTALLLSGGASLGAFHVGVVKTLVEHKLLPRIIAGSSVGSVMCSVVATRSWPELQSFFEDSWHSIQFFDQLGGIFTVSKRIVTQGAVHEIRQLQMMLRHLTNNLTFQEAYDLTGRILGITVCSPRKHEPPRCLNYLTSPHVVIWSAVTASCAFPGLFEAQELMAKDRSGEIVPYHPPFHLEPDVASGAASRRWRDGSLEIDLPMMQLKELFNVNHFIVSQANPHIAPLLRVKEIVRAYGGNFAAKFAQLVEMEVKHRCNQILELGFPLGGIAKLFAQDWEGDVTVVMPVTLAQLAKIIQNPSYVELQKAANQGRRCVWEKLSAIKANCAIELALDECVAILNHMRRLKRSAERAAAASHGLASTVRFNASKRIPSWNVIARENSTGSLEDDLLADVESSFHQVVGTSRNVAAHHSTHDGSDSESESIDLNTWTRSGGPLMRTTSADKFVDFVQNLETDSRMNRNYLRVQISGRDQIPSMLSVTTPDRTSDTEFDQIDLNNRALPGTGTSSIMVAEGDFLQPERIHNGIVFNVVRKESLTPSNKSSHDSDHNSSPHDSVAECVQLDSPEKEMDISSVSENEDDVREGHLYVDDVDSSGIPNDHNSSGSICDKHAMDG; encoded by the exons ATGGATATAAGTAATGATGCAAGTGTTGATCCATTCTCGATCGGACCTTCGACTCTGTTTGGTCGAATGATTGCTTTCAGAATTCTCTTTTGCAAGTCTCTATCACATTTTAGGCACCAAATCTTTCAAACGCTGTTAATATGCTTTTACAAATCGAGGAACATTTTGAGGGAGTTTCTAGCACCGGTAGTCTCATggtttcatcctcgaaatccACAAGGGATTTTAGTTATGGTGACGGTGATTGCTTTTTCGTTGAAGCGATACACTAATCTGAAAATGAGGGCGGAAATGGCCTATAAGAGGAAGTTTTGGAGGAATATGATGAGATCTGCTTTGACCTATGACGAGTGGGCGCATGCTGCTAAGATGCTTGATAAGGAGACGTTTAGAATGAACGAATCGGATCTCTATGATGAGGAGCTTGTAAGAAATAAACTTCAAGAGCTCCGCCACCGTCGTCAAGATGGTTCCCTTCGAGATATTATGTTTTGTATGAGGGCTGACCTCGTGCGAAATCTTGGTAATATGTGCAACCCCGAGCTTCACAAGGAGAGGCTACAGGTACCGAGACTCATAAAGGAGTATATAGATGAGGTCACAACCCAATTAAGAATGGTCTGTGACTTTGATTCAGAAGAGCTTCTATTGGAGGAGAAGCTTGCTTTTATGCATGAGACTAGACATGCCTTTGGTAGAACCGCTTTGCTATTAAGTGGTGGGGCTTCTTTGGGAGCTTTTCATGTGGGGGTTGTCAAAACTTTGGTAGAGCACAAACTTTTGCCTCGGATAATTGCCGGCTCTAGTGTGGGATCGGTGATGTGTTCTGTTGTTGCCACTAGATCTTGGCCAGAGCTTCAAAGTTTCTTTGAGGATTCTTGGCATTCTATTCAATTTTTTGACCAGTTGGGTGGGATTTTTACGGTTTCCAAAAGGATTGTGACGCAAGGTGCTGTTCATGAGATTAGGCAATTGCAGATGATGCTGAGGCATCTTACAAACAATCTAACTTTTCAAGAAGCTTATGACCTGACAGGGAGGATCTTGGGCATTACAGTTTGCTCCCCCAGAAAGCATGAACCACCGAGATGCCTCAATTACTTGACTTCACCTCATGTCGTTATATGGAGTGCAGTGACAGCTTCTTGTGCTTTTCCTGGTCTATTTGAAGCTCAAGAACTAATGGCCAAGGATAGGTCTGGTGAAATTGTGCCTTACCATCCACCCTTTCATTTGGAACCTGATGTGGCTTCTGGTGCAGCATCGCGTCGCTGGCGGGATGGTAGCTTGGAGATTGATTTGCCGATGATGCAGTTGAAAGAACTCTTCAATGTCAATCATTTTATTGTGAGTCAGGCAAATCCTCATATCGCACCTTTACTGAGGGTGAAAGAGATTGTTAGAGCTTATGGAGGCAACTTTGCTGCAAAG TTTGCCCAACTAGTTGAGATGGAGGTGAAACACAGATGCAATCAAATATTGGAGCTTGGTTTTCCATTGGGGGGAATTGCCAAGCTTTTTGCTCAGGACTGGGAGGGTGATGTAACTGTTGTAATGCCTGTAACTCTTGCTCAG TTAGCAAAAATTATACAGAACCCATCGTACGTTGAACTTCAAAAGGCAGCAAACCAAGGCAGAAGATGCGTCTGGGAGAAGCTGTCAGCGATAAAAGCCAACTGTGCAATCGAGCTTGCTCTTGACGAGTGTGTTGCCATACTTAACCATATGCGAAGGTTGAAGAGAAGTGCTGAAAGAGCAGCTGCCGCTTCTCATGGTCTAGCCAGCACAGTCCGATTCAATGCATCCAAAAGAATCCCTTCTTGGAACGTCATTGCTCGAGAAAATTCAACGGGCTCCCTGGAAGATGACCTTCTGGCAGATGTCGAGTCATCTTTTCACCAAGTAGTTGGCACAAGCAGAAACGTGGCTGCACACCATAGCACCCATGACGGAAGTGACAGTGAATCTGAAAGCATTGATCTCAACACTTGGACACGATCTGGCGGTCCCTTGATGAGAACAACTTCGGCAGACAAGTTTGTCGACTTTGTACAGAATCTTGAGACTGATTCAAGGATGAACAGAAACTACCTTCGAGTCCAGATTTCGGGAAGAGATCAAATTCCATCTATGCTC AGTGTTACAACACCGGATAGAACATCTGATACGGAATTTGATCAAATAGATTTGAATAACCGAGCTCTTCCTGGCACCGGTACTTCAAGCATTATGGTGGCCGAAGGAGATTTTTTGCAGCCTGAAAGAATTCACAACGGTATAGTGTTCAATGTCGTGAGAAAGGAATCCTTGACACCATCAAATAAGAGTAGTCATGATTCAGACCATAATAGCTCGCCACACGATTCAGTTGCAGAGTGTGTGCAACTCGACTCTCCGGAAAAGGAGATGGATATTAGCTCGGTTTCTGAAAATGAGGACGATGTAAGAGAAGGCCACCTTTATGTAGATGATGTTGATTCGAGCGGTATCCCAAATGATCATAATTCCAGTGGCAGTATCTGTGATAAGCATGCTATGGATGGTTGA
- the LOC142552067 gene encoding uncharacterized protein LOC142552067 translates to MEFSDSSLNYMKATSSSHTKKENSPGETELEDTFSVSSSTVGSPINGQYAPRVKYGIHYRTNNKKTPKSLGNAKSLRRRAKSRILQPIEMPDNTSASCRESLVDASEASTHYLKSTSCSQGMKMNSRSSTDGSCSTFLGSKLPSSRRRAFKTMSRTSSIKNVGILIKKTCFKPRRPLFDDTVSEDLAVDRATYSSTVKDSKFPQPVEISFGETQSGKNSGMKVCRYHRCSLHGHCREDHDSVSPPKRFLHKKRQPSIKPKNEVVKSGQCSCETKDHHGKMKNHEKSQMVSITKSSVQEGEMVKGMDLYLPFNDEQNSEAHVEGYGGIQEFDFLEIAFGETSFPERSYEENLIIMRKYSPQDQQIGYCLKCSGNITEQSLSTPRGSDHATNSNLDKDNNYVILPNRDADVLDTHPLAHFENSRELKIHVEDHASFITGECENGTSSNDFPETPVVFDEGIKDRSVSSSLSDSPTLSDNNSEVEGELTTVSSITENFITSEVVQIPVSENDASASEGNKLQFSKPRHMSMWHLIHQHMASELATEAVNKPFPSAEDQDFVDDKTSFLLKESLVASPDFSDSNIGAENGSETQEIEIRKLFAIKLVREAIEKILLPEVQDDLSVTSENISPKEDAEKKQNEDCTEESCGDPCADKGKGCVPSTPEEMGPIAEDSFSMKVVKAGESAIRKSDKKAPKHWSNLKKWILLQRFIRELEKVRKFNPRKPRQLPLSPDLEAEKVNLRPLALDEKKRGEGWMLDYALRQAVNELAPTQKRKVALLVKAFETVVPPPEDNQSLRRRDKNVAPVEGKGTLLGNDKVSGLVTARQERSATLIEKYSNLLTSNQNVSKSECGDSDPSVATKSLIIDDMGKSIVTEKVILAEPDVKIPREENTSEHKDTNGDVDDQVNRKDHINMWHMIYQHVLCVIAEKMGSQLLDGSDDGGDKSPGTSKENRVSNNPGSGFTKSDALKLVKEAVDEILLPDTQGNTSDALSVSTEKEISEENIREAGEEEKSKPENWKKLKKQLLLKKSIKALEKARKRTQAHELLTQEPDSGPGRIDLKRQIMDEKKKAEQWMLDYAVQHIVTKLNPARKRRVYMLVEAFEAVVPFPEI, encoded by the exons ATGGAGTTTTCTGATTCATCGCTGAATTATATGAAGGCTACAAGCAGTTCTCATACGAAGAAAGAAAACTCTCCG GGAGAAACTGAACTCGAGGACACCTTTTCAGTCAGTTCTTCAACTGTTGGATCACCAATTAATGGACAATATGCTCCACGGGTTAAATATGGAATCCACTACAGAACTAACAATAAGAAGACGCCGAAAAGTTTAGGCAATGCGAAGTCACTCCGGAGAAGGGCGAAATCAAGAATTCTTCAGCCTATTGAAATGCCTGATAATACTTCAGCCTCTTGCCGCGAATCTTTAGTTGATGCATCTGAAGCGTCAACTCATTATTTGAAGTCAACAAGCTGTTCCCAAGGCATGAAAATGAATTCTCGATCAAGTACTGATGGAAGCTGTTCGACTTTTTTGGGATCAAAGTTGCCTTCTTCTCGTCGTAGAGCATTTAaaactatgtcaagaacatcaagCATTAAAAATGTGGGGATTTTGATAAAGAAAACTTGCTTTAAACCGAGGAGGCCTTTGTTCGATGACACTGTTTCTGAGGATCTTGCTGTTGATAGAGCGACATATTCTTCAACTGTAAAGGACTCGAAGTTTCCCCAGCCAGTTGAGATTTCTTTCGGAGAAACACAATCCGGAAAGAACTCGGGGATGAAAGTTTGCCGGTATCATCGTTGTTCTCTCCATGGCCATTGTCGGGAGGATCACGACTCTGTTTCACCTCCTAAACGATTCCTACACAAAAAGAGGCAGCCTTCTATAAAGCCGAAGAACGAGGTAGTGAAATCTGGTCAATGTAGCTGTGAAACGAAAGATCATCATGGGAAAATGAAGAATCACGAGAAATCCCAAATGGTTTCTATTACAAAATCATCAGTTCAAGAGGGGGAAATGGTTAAGGGGATGGATCTTTACCTACCATTCAATGATGAACAGAATTCTGAGGCACATGTAGAGGGATATGGTGGCattcaagagtttgattttcttgaaattgctTTTGGCGAAACCTCATTTCCCGAGCGAAGTTATGAGGAGAATCTGATCATAATGAGGAAGTATTCTCCTCAGGACCAACAAATCGGGTATTGTTTGAAGTGCTCTGGCAACATTACAGAACAAAGTTTGTCAACTCCCAGGGGTTCTGATCATGCTACCAATTCAAATCTTGACAAGGACAATAATTATGTGATCCTTCCGAACAGGGATGCTGATGTTTTGGATACACACCCATTAGCCCACTTCGAGAATTCCAGAGAACTAAAAATTCACGTTGAGGATCATGCAAGTTTCATTACAGGCGAATGTGAAAATGGAACATCCAGCAATGATTTCCCAGAAACTCcagttgtctttgatgaaggaATCAAAGACAGAAGTGTGTCCTCATCACTTTCAGATAGCCCAACTTTAAGTGATAACAATTCTGAGGTTGAAGGAGAGCTTACAACTGTATCTTCTATCACCGAAAATTTTATTACCAGTGAAGTAGTGCAAATTCCAGTCTCTGAGAATGACGCATCTGCAAGTGAAGGCAACAAACTTCAATTCAGCAAGCCGAGGCACATGAGCATGTGGCACTTGATACATCAGCATATGGCCTCAGAGTTGGCTACAGAAGCTGTAAACAAGCCATTTCCATCTGCTGAAGATCAAGATTTTGTTGATGATAAAACTTCATTTCTTCTGAAGGAAAGTTTGGTTGCAAGCCCGGATTTTTCTGATTCCAATATAGGTGCGGAAAATGGCTCAGAAACTCAGGAGATTGAAATCCGAAAACTTTTTGCTATCAAGCTAGTTCGAGAAGCAATTGAGAAGATTCTTCTTCCAGAGGTTCAAGATGACCTGTCTGTTACAAGTGAAAACATCTCTCCAAAAGAAGACGCTGAAAAGAAGCAAAATGAAG ATTGCACTGAAGAAAGTTGTGGAGATCCGTGTGCTGACAAGGGCAAAGGCTGCGTGCCCTCGACCCCCGAAGAGATGGGCCCCATCGCTGAAGATTCTTTTAGTATGAAGGTGGTGAAAGCCGGAGAATCGGCTATAAGAAAATCTGATAAGAAAGCACCTAAGCACTGGAGTAATCTCAAGAAGTGGATTCTACTTCAAAGATTCATCAGAGAATTGGAGAAAGTGAGAAAATTTAACCCCAGGAAGCCTCGGCAGCTGCCGTTAAGTCCTGATCTAGAGGCAGAAAAGGTCAATCTGAGACCTCTAGCATTAGATGAGAAGAAAAGAGGAGAAGGATGGATGCTCGATTATGCACTTCGTCAGGCAGTGAATGAACTAGCCCCAACTCAAAAAAGAAAAGTCGCATTGCTTGTAAAAGCATTTGAAACTGTTGTTCCACCCCCGGAAGATAATCAATCTCTGCGCCGAAGAGACAAAAATGTAGCACCCGTTGAAGGAAAAGGAACGCTACTTGGCAATGATAAAGTTTCAGGCCTAGTTACTGCAAGACAAGAAAGAAGCGCTACACTGATCGAGAAGTATAGTAATCTTTTAACTTCTAATCAGAATGTCAGCAAATCAGAGTGTGGTGATAGTGATCCATCTGTTGCTACTAAAAGCCTGATCATCGACGATATGGGGAAATCAATAGTAACCGAGAAAGTGATACTGGCTGAGCCAGATGTCAAAATTCCTCGAGAAGAGAACACATCTGAACACAAAGATACAAATGGGGATGTAGATGACCAAGTAAACAGGAAAGATCATATAAACATGTGGCATATGATATATCAGCATGTGCTGTGTGTTATTGCCGAAAAAATGGGAAGCCAACTTCTTGATGGTTCAGACGATGGAGGTGATAAATCACCGGGCACAAGTAAAGAAAATCGTGTATCCAACAATCCCGGAAGTGGGTTCACTAAATCAGATGCTCTCAAACTTGTAAAAGAGGCGGTCGATGAGATTCTTCTTCCTGATACTCAAGGCAATACCTCGGATGCTCTATCTGTTTCTACAGAGAAAGAGATCTCTGAGGAAAATATCAGGGAAGCTGGAGAAGAAGAAAAATCAAAACCTGAAAACTGGAAGAAGCTGAAAAAGCAATTACTCCTCAAAAAATCGATCAAGGCATTGGAGAAAGCTAGAAAACGCACTCAAGCTCATGAACTCCTCACCCAGGAGCCCGATTCAGGACCAGGGCGAATTGACTTAAAACGTCAAATAATGGATGAGAAGAAAAAGGCTGAACAGTGGATGCTGGATTATGCTGTTCAACACATTGTCACGAAACTCAATCCAGCTCGGAAAAGAAGGGTGTACATGCTAGTCGAAGCCTTCGAAGCAGTGGTTCCATTTCCAGAAATCTGA
- the LOC142550793 gene encoding putative protein phosphatase 2C 55, giving the protein MMIDEKRKFRRFVCKHDPMMSMIAGSFCLPKENNSKPLGEDAHFILEEANAIGVADGVGGWSKRGIDSGEYSRELMRNVITAIKNRRRRGAVDPKCVLNEAFLKTQAKGSSTACILTLAGRTLRAVNVGDSGFLVIRGGKIVYSSPTQQRKFNHPYQLGKSSRCDTPDVAEEITMTVESHDVIIAATDGLFDNVFAEDIEEVARLCLENEPELVAWALAKVARHKSLDKNSCTPFEIAAQEAGVQHFGGKYDDVTVAVAYVVPAVIRISM; this is encoded by the coding sequence ATGATGATCGACGAGAAACGCAAATTCAGGAGGTTCGTCTGTAAACATGATCCCATGATGTCGATGATCGCCGGATCCTTCTGCTTACCCAAAGAAAACAACTCAAAACCCCTGGGCGAAGATGCTCACTTCATCTTGGAGGAGGCCAACGCCATTGGAGTGGCGGACGGCGTGGGCGGATGGTCAAAGAGAGGCATCGACTCAGGAGAGTACTCGAGAGAACTGATGCGCAACGTCATCACGGCAATCAAGAACCGCCGCCGCAGGGGGGCCGTGGACCCCAAGTGCGTTCTTAATGAAGCTTTCTTGAAGACGCAGGCGAAGGGTTCTTCCACCGCCTGCATCCTCACCCTCGCCGGCAGAACGCTCCGCGCGGTGAACGTGGGCGATAGTGGATTCTTGGTTATAAGGGGAGGAAAGATTGTGTACAGTTCACCCACACAGCAGCGCAAATTCAACCATCCTTATCAGTTGGGGAAGAGTTCTCGGTGCGATACCCCGGACGTGGCGGAAGAGATAACGATGACCGTAGAGAGTCACGATGTCATAATCGCGGCGACCGACGGGCTTTTTGATAACGTGTTTGCTGAGGATATAGAGGAAGTGGCGAGGCTGTGTCTGGAGAATGAGCCGGAGTTGGTGGCTTGGGCATTGGCTAAGGTGGCGCGCCACAAGTCTTTGGATAAAAATAGTTGCACCCCATTCGAGATTGCTGCCCAAGAGGCCGGGGTTCAGCACTTTGGTGGGAAATACGATGATGTTACAGTCGCCGTTGCCTACGTTGTCCCAGCTGTCATTAGAATATCAATGTAG
- the LOC142552069 gene encoding AAA-ATPase ASD, mitochondrial-like: MKMGEIFTQFGSLVATLMFARAILERYVPPQLKAFLEKHFIKAFNFLSPYIQVTFNEFTGERLMRSEAYSAIETYLSSISSSQARRMKADVLKNSSHPLVLTMDDNEEVADAYEGVQIWWASGKNISKVQTLSFQHINDEKRYYKLKFHKKDRDFVVNFYLDHVMKEGKAIRVKNRQRKLYTNSGPSWSHVLFEHPATFQTLAMDLDKKRGIIDDLLAFSNGESFYSRIGRAWKRGYLLYGPPGTGKSTMIAAMANLLRYDVYDLELTSIKDNTELKKLLIATSSKSIIVIEDIDCSVDLTAQRGKKRAKKEHEQEEPADNSRNMSNVTLSGLLNFIDGIWSACGGERLIVFTTNHVDKLDPALIRRGRMDKHIELSYCSFEGFKILAKNYLGLEDHDLFGRIEVLLGEIKITPADVAENLMPKGVGGNVETCLKSLIYVLEQERIA; this comes from the coding sequence atgaagatGGGAGAAATCTTTACACAATTTGGATCCTTAGTTGCAACTCTAATGTTTGCGAGAGCAATTCTTGAACGATATGTCCCTCCCCAACTAAAAGCTTTTCTTGAAAAACATTTCATAAAAGCCTTCAATTTCCTCTCTCCGTACATCCAAGTAACCTTCAATGAATTCACCGGCGAACGTCTGATGCGCAGCGAGGCTTACTCTGCCATCGAGACCTACCTGAGCTCCATTTCATCCTCCCAGGCCCGGCGGATGAAGGCGGATGTCCTGAAAAACAGCAGCCACCCACTGGTGCTCACCATGGACGATAATGAAGAAGTGGCTGATGCCTACGAAGGAGTCCAGATTTGGTGGGCTTCAGGTAAAAATATTTCCAAGGTTCAGACCTTGTCTTTCCAACATATTAACGATGAAAAGAGGTATTACAAGCTGAAATTTCACAAAAAAGACAGGGATTTCGTCGTAAATTTTTACTTGGATCATGTGATGAAAGAGGGCAAGGCCATAAGAGTGAAAAACAGGCAGAGAAAGCTTTACACCAACAGTGGTCCTTCTTGGAGCCATGTTTTATTTGAGCATCCAGCAACTTTTCAAACATTAGCAATGGATTTGGATAAGAAAAGGGGCATTATAGATGATTTATTGGCATTTAGTAATGGTGAAAGTTTCTATTCAAGGATCGGAAGGGCCTGGAAAAGGGGCTATCTTCTTTATGGTCCTCCGGGGACTGGAAAATCCACTATGATAGCTGCAATGGCTAATCTCTTAAGATATGATGTATATGATCTTGAGTTAACTTCCATAAAAGATAACACAGAGCTTAAGAAGCTACTGATTGCTACTTCCAGTAAGTCGATTATCGTGATCGAAGATATTGATTGTTCCGTAGATTTAACAGCCCAGAGAGGGAAGAAAAGAGCCAAAAAAGAACATGAGCAAGAGGAACCAGCTGATAACTCAAGGAACATGAGTAATGTTACTCTTTCAGGGCTTTTGAATTTCATAGATGGGATTTGGTCAGCTTGTGGAGGTGAAAGACTCATTGTTTTCACGACAAATCATGTGGATAAATTGGATCCAGCTTTGATCAGAAGAGGGCGAATGGATAAACATATTGAGCTTTCATATTGCAGCTTTGAAGGGTTCAAAATTTTGGCTAAGAATTATCTTGGCTTGGAGGATCATGATTTGTTTGGGAGGATTGAGGTTCTGTTAGGAGAAATCAAGATTACTCCAGCTGATGTTGCCGAGAATTTGATGCCGAAAGGTGTGGGTGGAAATGTAGAAACTTGCTTGAAGAGTTTGATTtatgttcttgagcaagaaagGATTGCGTGA
- the LOC142552070 gene encoding uncharacterized protein LOC142552070: MENGRRLNWDNCRQEVPRRRSQGKKPPRGSWQPTVPSWEKEFCKVVGSLDWETLLQLKKFTHLCDNVVMWNDSAGEEAFCNAKRRFWAQINGFPCEVELPNPDLYIDDIKWDMETDPELSLNLDTKPAIPYIEENIGTVVFFGDSLVSNQEFSPSGWGDEEENVKVPDNLYSANNANSWENNWDNSFNNEAAVAWSGFCDNVWHFSNGIEQTGYMPRASGWDNSWGWNYDNNLGNYEVGHEILPDNRACEEQHDYNFPSVNSGRNSLSNKTWMATKNDLCMNDFPKDGKGWRKPVHRGEQSAMAGRSNSRKLNPYNSCVPVTNHTGITLERTWNKGKHVS; encoded by the exons ATGGAGAATGGGAGGAGGCTAAACTGGGATAACTGCAGACAGGAGGTGCCGAGGAGAAGATCGCAGGGTAAAAAGCCACCTCGCG GCAGTTGGCAGCCGACTGTGCCTTCATGGGAGAAAGAATTTTGCAAAGTCGTTGGTTCCCTGGATTGGGAAACATTACTGCAATTGAAGAAATTTACACACCTCTGTGATAACGTGGTCATGTGGAACGACTCGGCAGGGGAAGAGGCGTTTTGTAATGCTAAAAGACGATTCTGGGCTCAAATAAATGGCTTTCCATGTGAAGTTGAATTACCCAATCCTGACCTCTATATTGACGACATAAAATGGGATATGGAAACTGATCCCGAGCTGTCATTAAACCTTGATACCAAACCTGCAATTCCTTATATCGAAGAAAACATTGGTACTGTCGTATTTTTTGGTGATTCTCTCGTTTCAAACCAAGAATTTTCGCCCTCAGGCTGGGGAGACGAGGAAGAGAATGTTAAAGTACCGGATAACTTATATTCCGCCAATAATGCTAATTCTTGGGAGAATAACTGGGACAATTCATTCAATAACGAAGCTGCAGTTGCATGGTCGGGTTTCTGTGATAACGTGTGGCATTTCAGTAATGGAATTGAGCAAACAGGATACATGCCGCGGGCAAGTGGTTGGGATAACTCGTGGGGATGGAATTATGACAATAATCTTGGCAATTACGAAGTTGGGCATGAAATCTTGCCAGACAATAGAGCTTGTGAAGAACAGCACGACTACAATTTTCCCAGTGTAAATTCTGGTAGAAACTCGTTGAGTAACAAGACGTGGATGGCTACAAAGAACGACCTATGTATGAATGATTTCCCAAAAGACGGGAAGGGTTGGCGTAAACCTGTCCACCGGGGAGAGCAATCTGCAATGGCGGGGAGATCCAACTCAAGAAAGTTGAATCCGTATAATTCATGTGTGCCAGTTACCAATCATACTGGAATCACTTTGGAGCGAACATGGAACAAGGGAAAACATGTCTCCTGA